Genomic window (Desulforapulum autotrophicum HRM2):
AAAAAGATGACAAGCAGAAAATCGAAGCGCTTGAAAAAGAGCTTGCCGCGCTGAAAAAATAATTTTGATTCTTGACGTTGAATTACCGGAAAAAGAACCAGCCCCCTGGGCTGGTTCTTTTCCAACACCGTATATGCTTCAGGCTCGAGCTTAAGGTCACCCGGAAAACTTTTTAACCCCCGCAGTTGCAAGTGCATCGGCTCGCTCGTTTCCCTGAACCCCTGAATGTCCCTTTACCTTTACCAGCCTCAACTGTTTAAATCGCCCCATCAACTTCCGGATACCAAGGATCAATTCCTGGTTCATAGCAGGTTTCCACCCCTTCACCAGAACACCGATGCAATAGGTGGAGTCCGTATGGATCTCAATGGGAAGATCTGTTCGCTTGAGCAATTCCAGACCACGTTTTATGGCGTTTAATTCAGCCACGTTATTTGTTGCCCTGCCAATGGATTCGCTGATCTCTCTTTTATGGTCGCCGTACAGAAGAACCACACCCAGTCCTGCAGGGCCGGGATTCCCCGAAGAGGCGCCGTCGGTATATATCTGGATAACGCCCTGGGGCGGCATGGGAATTAAAGGGTGGGGCGATTCTTCTTTCCGGGGCAGAAAAGATCTTGGTCCCTCTTGTTTTTTAGCCCGGTCAGGGACGATTTTTTTTGACAGTGCAAGACTTTCAGGCCCCAAACTTTCAGGTTTTACCCTGTAGACATATTCCTGGTCAAGGCTGTACCTGATCTCAACCTTTCCCTGGTCTACAGCAAGGTCGCCACCCTCTAAAACCGCAGCCCACACCTTGTTGTTCTTGAAACTCATCCGTTTCCAGGACCCCTTGGCCGTATCCGGTCTATTCTTACCCATAGAGCCAGAACTCCCTTGACATGGCCTTGAATTCGGCCTCCTCTTTTTTCCAATCATCTGCAATGGCATGGATATCGTCCATGTTTTCGATTCGATCCGCAAGTGTCTGACTGCCAAGAATGAGATCAATGGGTCGCCGTTTAAACTCATACTCATAGGGAGGCGATTTCCACTGGAATTCATCCGGCCACAAGCGAATCATGGCCTGAAGAAGTATCAGACTGGTTCGATAGGGTTTGTAGGCCCCTGAGGTTACATGGATCTGGAATCCCCGGCAGACCTGGTTTTGCCATTTTCCGGAACAGGGTTGAAAACAGACAGGCCTTAGTATCGCTCCAAGAATTTTACCTTTGACCTGTTCAAGGACCTTCCCGGGTTCCACAAAGGGTGCCCCAAACAGCTCAAAGGGCTGGGTGGTTCCCCTTCCTTCGCTGATGTTTGTTCCCTCAAAAATAACCTGGCCCGGATAGACAGCGGCTGAACTTGGTGTCGGCAGGTTGGGAGAGGGAGCGATCCAGGGAAGCCCTGTTGATTCAAACCCCATGTCCCGGCGCCAATTCGTCATGGGAACCACCTTGAGATCCGCCCCGATGCCACTGACTTTATTAAACAAAAGAGCAATCTCACCCACGGTCAGGCCATGGCGCATGGGAAGCGCATACCTTCCCACAAACGAACGGCAGTTTTTTTCAAGCAGATTCCCCTCGACCTCAACGCCCCCCAGGGGATTGGGTCTGTCAAGGAGGATGACCGATTTTCCATAAAGGGCTGCAGCTTCAAGGCAATAGGAAATGGTATAGATGAAGGTGTAAACCCGGGTTCCCACATCCTGGATGTCAATCATGAGCAGATCAATGTGGTCCATCATACCTTGATCAGGTTTCCGGGTTGTACTGTACAGGCTGAACACGGGAATACCGAATTCGGAATCAATGGTGTGGTCGGACTCGACCATGTTGTCCTGCTTTTCTGCATAAAATCCGTGCTGGGGTGAAAACAGGGCCGTAAGCTGCCCCGGATAAAGGCGGTTAATGAGGTCTACCCCATGGTTCAATCGGCTGTCCACTGAAGCCGGGTTGGCCAGAAGGCCTATTCGGCATCCCCTGGGCAGATCAAGGGGGTGTCGGCAAAGGCTTTCAAGCCCTGTCAGGGTAACGGGTTTCATTTGTGTCCTCCTGTTGTATTTGCGGTCCTTAGCCACCCCATGGGTCAGCCTGTGTCACCATCGGTCTTTTACCCAGACACGGGTTTTGGTCAGCCACTATTTACCATAAAAGTTGACAAAACATCAAATTCAAACTACTAACCGCCATGACCGGAGCAGGGTATCTGCCCTGGACACAACGAAGCAGGAAACTCGACAGTAGTAGGCCGGTGGGAACGGGTGTTGCCCTGAACGGGTTAAATGGCAACGGTGGACACGAGGTCCAATGAGTTGCCATTTCCCTCGGAGCAGGCCATGGACGGCCTGCGAGAATGAGTGAAGGGCAACACCCGTTTCCGCCGGCCGGTCGAAGCGAGTTTCATATAACCGGCATGGCCGGAGCGAGGTATGGCTCCGGCCTCAACGAATTTTGAAACACCTTCATTGACAATGCTTTGGCGAGTGTTTCATATAAAAACCGGCACGGCCGGAGCGAGGTATCTTCACCGGCCACAACGAATGATGAAACGCCTCTGTTTACAATGCTTCGGTGAGTGTTTCATATAAAATTTAAGGAGACAACCAAAACCCATGATACTTAAGATACCTGAAAAACTGCTGTCCATAGCCCCCTACGAGCCGGGAAAACCCATTGACGAGATCGAACGTGAATATGGGATTCAAAAAAGCGTTAAGCTTGCCTCAAACGAAAACCCCCTTGGCCCATCCCCCCTGGCCGTTGAGGCGGTCAAACAAAGCCTTAGTGAAATGCATCGATATCCAGACGGCTCCTGGCACCGGCTGAGACAGAAGATTGCAGAAAAGTTCAAGGTGGATCCCGAAACAGTCATCATTGGTAACGGCTCCGACGACATAATAGCCCTTTTATGCCATGGTTTTCTCTCAACCAACGACAATGCCGTGATGCCGTTTCCTTCGTTTCTCATGTACGACATATCGGTCAGGGCCGCAGGTGCCACCCCTGTGAGGGTACCCCTTGACAACCTTGCCATTGACCTTGACGCCGTTGCAGAAGCTGTTGACAGCAATACCCGCATGGTCTTTCTAACCAACCCGAACAATCCAACGGCAAGTCATTTCTCAAGCAACGACTTTCAGCGGTTTATCAAAAAAATACCCCAGGACCTCCTGGTGGTGGTTGATGAGGCATACATTGAGTTTGTCCGGGATCCGGATACTTTTAACGCCCTTGACAACCCTTTGTCCGATCCCAGGATCGTATCGTTGAGAACCTTTTCAAAGGTGTATGGACTTGCCGGTTTCAGGGTCGGATACGGTATCATGGACAAATCCGTAGCCAACATCCTTCACAGGGTCAGGCAACCCTTTAACGTCAACTCCCTTGCCCAGGTGGCAGCTGCCGC
Coding sequences:
- a CDS encoding ribonuclease HI translates to MGKNRPDTAKGSWKRMSFKNNKVWAAVLEGGDLAVDQGKVEIRYSLDQEYVYRVKPESLGPESLALSKKIVPDRAKKQEGPRSFLPRKEESPHPLIPMPPQGVIQIYTDGASSGNPGPAGLGVVLLYGDHKREISESIGRATNNVAELNAIKRGLELLKRTDLPIEIHTDSTYCIGVLVKGWKPAMNQELILGIRKLMGRFKQLRLVKVKGHSGVQGNERADALATAGVKKFSG
- a CDS encoding exo-beta-N-acetylmuramidase NamZ family protein — its product is MKPVTLTGLESLCRHPLDLPRGCRIGLLANPASVDSRLNHGVDLINRLYPGQLTALFSPQHGFYAEKQDNMVESDHTIDSEFGIPVFSLYSTTRKPDQGMMDHIDLLMIDIQDVGTRVYTFIYTISYCLEAAALYGKSVILLDRPNPLGGVEVEGNLLEKNCRSFVGRYALPMRHGLTVGEIALLFNKVSGIGADLKVVPMTNWRRDMGFESTGLPWIAPSPNLPTPSSAAVYPGQVIFEGTNISEGRGTTQPFELFGAPFVEPGKVLEQVKGKILGAILRPVCFQPCSGKWQNQVCRGFQIHVTSGAYKPYRTSLILLQAMIRLWPDEFQWKSPPYEYEFKRRPIDLILGSQTLADRIENMDDIHAIADDWKKEEAEFKAMSREFWLYG
- the hisC gene encoding histidinol-phosphate transaminase, with product MILKIPEKLLSIAPYEPGKPIDEIEREYGIQKSVKLASNENPLGPSPLAVEAVKQSLSEMHRYPDGSWHRLRQKIAEKFKVDPETVIIGNGSDDIIALLCHGFLSTNDNAVMPFPSFLMYDISVRAAGATPVRVPLDNLAIDLDAVAEAVDSNTRMVFLTNPNNPTASHFSSNDFQRFIKKIPQDLLVVVDEAYIEFVRDPDTFNALDNPLSDPRIVSLRTFSKVYGLAGFRVGYGIMDKSVANILHRVRQPFNVNSLAQVAAAAAMDDVDFLNTSIRVMHQGVDFLRAELSAMGLTTHPTQTNFFLVDVAQDARQVFQALLRQGIIVRAMNAYGFDTCLRVNAGTESENRAFIQALKKVLAGGSPKE